From Leptodactylus fuscus isolate aLepFus1 chromosome 11, aLepFus1.hap2, whole genome shotgun sequence, one genomic window encodes:
- the LOC142184646 gene encoding IQ motif and SEC7 domain-containing protein 2-like isoform X2 gives MVGIHTFLSSCQCSCYFLWLLLRRLSARVEGGDSLGSESGTIVDSPGQQPPYRGEVKSDHYDLPSPTRHPSHPGLQWSQRARLQPASVALRKQEEEENKRSKALSDSYELSTDLQDKKVEMLERKYGGYFLSRRAARTIQTAFRQYRMNKNFERLRSSASESRMSRRIILSNMRMQYSFEEYDKTHNAPYFQGKPVSLDEGVAACRGQGERGLQYGGSCSGIDGDSINTSGEFSNEITELEDSFSKQVKSLAESIDDALSCRSMHCTDPRDEKGSLEKGESKEQHGDSTATSFSDVTLYMDEGVPVSPLSLDRPPSSDQDTPQGTSSRQEYWATSSSREDSRENGSRRSTPCMECRDFRMRGAHLPLLTIEPPSDSSVDLSDRSDRGSLNRQVVYEQENCSPHGTLKQAPHKGPARSPHPHRHYHPDPQPPPSDSGGGNNGTQVGVGSGMGGVRHIHHGKQELGENSDGDNESLNSTTNSNETINCSSGSSSRDSLREPPNTLCKQTYQRETRHSWDSPAFNNDVVQRRQYRIGLNLFNKKPEKGIQYLIERGFLSDTPVGVAHFILERKGLSRQMIGEFLGNRQKQFNRDVLDCVVDEMDFSNMDLDDALRKFQAHIRVQGEAQKVERLIEAFSQRYCVCNPALVRQFRNPDTIFILAFAIILLNTDMYSPSVKAERKMKLDDFIKNLRGVDNGEDIPRDLLVGIYQRIQGRELRTNDDHVSQVQAVERMIVGKKPVLSLPHRRLVCCCQLYEVPDPNRPQRMGLHQREVFLFNDLLVVTKIFQKKKILVTYSFRQSFPLVDMQMQLFQNSYYQNGIKLLSAVPGGERKVLIIFNAPSLQDRLRFTSDLRESIAEVQEMEKYRVESELEKQKGVMRPNTSPGPGMKEAVNGTLGRPSLDDTYALGEGLKRSALSSSLRDLSDVGKRGRRNSAGSLDSTIEGSIISSPRPHQRLPAPPPPPPEEYKAPRPVSNSSSFLGSLFGSKRGKGPFQNLPPTSLPPHPHTPPGIDGQSKIQALHAQYCHNQGVLAQPPPPYHSQPPSSAPPQTPHQPPPQPSHRYHVPPSSAQFTLQRPGQQKRPAVGAPPMTPSSPHPQYTLHGRHASNQPQSPLPMYGSVPQHPMTHTYPQHMHPSQHSMQKQPPKHFVFTHHPSQMPPQPQRPQPSQYTSAQYTQQHNQSPCSPISPIPPHPSYPPLPPPSPHTPHTPLTPHSPLPPTSPLPQHAPHHPMGTNTSQGNPKQKPVNRISTVV, from the exons CGTTGAAGGTGGTGACTCTCTTGGCAGCGAATCTGGAACAATTGTTGACAGTCCAGGGCAGCAGCCACCGTACCGTGGAGAGGTGAAAAGCGATCACTACGACTTGCCATCACCCACCCGTCACCCGTctcacccaggactccagtggagTCAAAGGGCCAGACTACAGCCTGCCAGCGTTGCCTTGCGCAaacaggaggaagaagagaataaAAGATCCAAAGCCTTGTCTGACAGCTATGAATTGTCTACCGACCTCCAGGACAAGAAG GTGGAAATGCTGGAGAGGAAGTACGGGGGCTATTTCCTCAGCCGGCGAGCAGCTCGCACCATCCAGACCGCATTCAGACAATATCGCATGAATAAGAACTTTGAACGTCTACGCAGCTCTGCTTCTGAGAGCCGCATGTCCCGTCGGATCATCCTATCCAACATGCGCATGCAGTACTCCTTTGAGGAGTACGACAAGACCCACAACGCCCCATACTTCCAGGGCAAACCTGTATCATTGGACGAAGGGGTAGCTGCATGCCGTGGGCAGGGGGAGCGAGGTCTTCAGTATGGGGGTTCCTGCAGCGGGATTGACGGTGATTCTATCAACACCTCGGGGGAGTTTTCCAATGAGATCACAGAGCTGGAGGATTCCTTCTCCAAACAG GTAAAGTCTCTGGCCGAGTCAATAGATGACGCTCTAAGCTGCCGATCTATGCACTGCACCGATCCACGAGATGAAAAGGGAAGTTTGGAAAAAGGTGAAAGCAAAGAACAACATGGAGACAGCACGGCCACTTCGTTCAGTGACGTCACGCTTTACATGGATGAGGGAGTGCCAGTATCTCCCCTTTCTCTTGATAGACCTCCAAGCTCCGATCAGGACACTCCACAAGGAACTAGTTCTCGGCAAGAATATTGGGCCACTTCTTCCTCGCGGGAAGACAGCCGGGAGAATGGCAGCAGGCGGAGCACGCCATGCATGGAGTGCCGAGACTTTCGCATGAGAGGGGCTCATCTTCCTTTGCTCACTATTGAGCCCCCTAGTGACAGTTCTGTAGACCTGAGTGACAGGTCAGATCGAGGGTCTCTAAATAGGCAGGTTGTTTATGAACAAGAGAACTGCAGCCCACATGGGACTCTTAAACAAGCACCTCACAAAGGACCCGCTCGCTCCCCTCATCCGCATCGCCATTACCACCCGGACCCTCAGCCTCCCCCATCAGATTCTGGAGGTGGGAATAATGGTACACAGGTGGGAGTTGGAAGCGGCATGGGAGGGGTGCGGCATATTCATCATGGTAAACAGGAACTTGGGGAAAACTCTGATGGGGATAACGAAAGCCTAAATAGTACCACAAACTCCAATGAAACCATCAACTGCAGCTCAGGCTCCTCTTCCCGTGATAGCCTGCGGGAGCCTCCCAACACACTCTGTAAGCAGACGTACCAGAGGGAAACTAGGCACAGCTGGGACTCGCCCGCATTCAACAACGATGTGGTCCAGAGGAGACAGTACCGCATCGGCCTCAACCTCTTCAACAA aaagCCAGAAAAAGGGATCCAGTACTTGATTGAGAGGGGCTTCCTGTCTGATACCCCTGTGGGGGTCGCACATTTCATCCTCGAGAGGAAAGGCCTGAGTCGACAGATGATCGGAGAGTTCCTTGGAAACCGCCAGAAGCAGTTCAATCGGGATGTTTTAGA CTGTGTGGTGGATGAAATGGATTTCTCCAACATGGATCTGGATGACGCGTTAAGGAAGTTTCAGGCGCACATACGTGTTCAAGGGGAGGCTCAAAAGGTGGAAAGGCTCATTGAAGCGTTCAG CCAGCGTTACTGTGTATGTAATCCCGCATTGGTTCGCCAATTTCGGAACCCGGACACCATATTTATACTGGCGTTTGCCATCATCCTCCTAAACACAGACATGTACAGTCCGAGCGTGAAAGCTGAGCGTAAGATGAAATTGGATGACTTTATCAAGAATCTGCGTG GGGTGGATAATGGAGAGGACATTCCTCGGGACTTACTAGTGGGAATATATCAGAGGATCCAAGGTCGAGAGCTGAGAACAAATGATGATCATGTATCTCAGGTGCAGGCCGTGGAGAGGATGATTGTTGGAAAGAAGCCG GTACTTTCTCTTCCACATCGGCGTCTTGTTTGCTGCTGTCAACTCTATGAGGTCCCAGATCCAAACCGTCCACAGAGGATGGGTCTGCACCAGAGGGAGGTCTTCCTCTTCAATGATCTTCTGGTG GTAACAAAGATCTTCCAGAAGAAGAAAATTTTAGTTACCTACAGCTTCCGGCAGTCCTTTCCACTGGTGGATATGCAGATGCAGCTCTTCCAGAATTCCT ATTACCAGAATGGCATCAAATTACTCTCTGCTGTCCCTGGTGGTGAGAGGAAAGTACTGATCATCTTCAATGCGCCAAGCCTTCAGGACCGGTTGAGGTTCACTAGCGACCTACGGGAGTCAATAGCAGAAGTCCAAGAGATGGAAAAATATAGAGTGGAAT CTGAGCTAGAGAAACAGAAGGGGGTGATGCGCCccaacacctcccctgggcctgggATGAAGGAGGCAGTGAATGGGACCCTGGGCCGGCCAAGTCTGGATGACACATACGCACTAGGTGAAGGACTGAAGAGAAGTGCTCTTAGCAGCTCCCTAAGAGATCTCTCTGATGTTG GTAAGAGAGGGAGGCGTAACAGCGCGGGATCTCTGGACAGCACCATTGAA gGATCTATCATTAGCAGCCCTCGCCCCCATCAGAGGCTTCCtgctcctccaccacctcctcctgaGGAGTACAAGGCTCCAAGACCAGTCTCCAATTCTTCCTCTTTCCTGGGTTCTTTATTTGGAAGCAAGAGAGGGAAGGGTCCCTTCCAGAACCTGCCCCCGACCTCGTTGCCACCTCACCCTCACACCCCGCCAGGAATTGATGGACAGTCGAAAATTCAGGCTCTGCATGCTCAATACTGCCACAATCAAGGGGTGCTTGCTCAACCCCCACCACCATATCACTCCCAGCCGCCATCTTCTGCACCACCACAAACGCCACACCAGCCTCCCCCTCAACCTTCTCATCGTTACCATGTGCCACCATCATCAGCTCAGTTTACATTGCAACGCCCTGGTCAACAGAAGAGACCAGCTGTAGGTGCCCCACCCATGACACCCAGTTCTCCacacccacagtacaccctgcatggCCGACATGCTTCAAACCAGCCACAGTCTCCGTTACCCATGTATGGATCTGTGCCCCAACATCCCATGACACACACATATCCTCAGCACATGCACCCGTCTCAGCACTCCATGCAAAAGCAACCACCTAAGCACTTTGTATTTACCCACCACCCTTCTCAAATGCCTCCGCAACCGCAACGCCCGCAGCCATCCCAATATACTTCCGCCCAGTATACCCAGCAGCACAACCAGTCTCCGTGCTCACctatatctcccattccaccacatccatcttaTCCACCTCTCCCTCCTCCATCCCCTCATACACCTCACACTCCCCTCACACCACACTCCCCTCTTCCACCGACATCCCCACTGCCCCAGCATGCACCCCATCATCCTATGGGAACTAATACATCCCAGGGTAACCCTAAACAAAAACCAGTAAACAGAATCAGCACGGTGGTGTAG
- the LOC142184646 gene encoding IQ motif and SEC7 domain-containing protein 2-like isoform X3 produces MWCLHCASDRAPRILQHGLCVEGGDSLGSESGTIVDSPGQQPPYRGEVKSDHYDLPSPTRHPSHPGLQWSQRARLQPASVALRKQEEEENKRSKALSDSYELSTDLQDKKVEMLERKYGGYFLSRRAARTIQTAFRQYRMNKNFERLRSSASESRMSRRIILSNMRMQYSFEEYDKTHNAPYFQGKPVSLDEGVAACRGQGERGLQYGGSCSGIDGDSINTSGEFSNEITELEDSFSKQVKSLAESIDDALSCRSMHCTDPRDEKGSLEKGESKEQHGDSTATSFSDVTLYMDEGVPVSPLSLDRPPSSDQDTPQGTSSRQEYWATSSSREDSRENGSRRSTPCMECRDFRMRGAHLPLLTIEPPSDSSVDLSDRSDRGSLNRQVVYEQENCSPHGTLKQAPHKGPARSPHPHRHYHPDPQPPPSDSGGGNNGTQVGVGSGMGGVRHIHHGKQELGENSDGDNESLNSTTNSNETINCSSGSSSRDSLREPPNTLCKQTYQRETRHSWDSPAFNNDVVQRRQYRIGLNLFNKKPEKGIQYLIERGFLSDTPVGVAHFILERKGLSRQMIGEFLGNRQKQFNRDVLDCVVDEMDFSNMDLDDALRKFQAHIRVQGEAQKVERLIEAFSQRYCVCNPALVRQFRNPDTIFILAFAIILLNTDMYSPSVKAERKMKLDDFIKNLRGVDNGEDIPRDLLVGIYQRIQGRELRTNDDHVSQVQAVERMIVGKKPVLSLPHRRLVCCCQLYEVPDPNRPQRMGLHQREVFLFNDLLVVTKIFQKKKILVTYSFRQSFPLVDMQMQLFQNSYYQNGIKLLSAVPGGERKVLIIFNAPSLQDRLRFTSDLRESIAEVQEMEKYRVESELEKQKGVMRPNTSPGPGMKEAVNGTLGRPSLDDTYALGEGLKRSALSSSLRDLSDVGKRGRRNSAGSLDSTIEGSIISSPRPHQRLPAPPPPPPEEYKAPRPVSNSSSFLGSLFGSKRGKGPFQNLPPTSLPPHPHTPPGIDGQSKIQALHAQYCHNQGVLAQPPPPYHSQPPSSAPPQTPHQPPPQPSHRYHVPPSSAQFTLQRPGQQKRPAVGAPPMTPSSPHPQYTLHGRHASNQPQSPLPMYGSVPQHPMTHTYPQHMHPSQHSMQKQPPKHFVFTHHPSQMPPQPQRPQPSQYTSAQYTQQHNQSPCSPISPIPPHPSYPPLPPPSPHTPHTPLTPHSPLPPTSPLPQHAPHHPMGTNTSQGNPKQKPVNRISTVV; encoded by the exons CGTTGAAGGTGGTGACTCTCTTGGCAGCGAATCTGGAACAATTGTTGACAGTCCAGGGCAGCAGCCACCGTACCGTGGAGAGGTGAAAAGCGATCACTACGACTTGCCATCACCCACCCGTCACCCGTctcacccaggactccagtggagTCAAAGGGCCAGACTACAGCCTGCCAGCGTTGCCTTGCGCAaacaggaggaagaagagaataaAAGATCCAAAGCCTTGTCTGACAGCTATGAATTGTCTACCGACCTCCAGGACAAGAAG GTGGAAATGCTGGAGAGGAAGTACGGGGGCTATTTCCTCAGCCGGCGAGCAGCTCGCACCATCCAGACCGCATTCAGACAATATCGCATGAATAAGAACTTTGAACGTCTACGCAGCTCTGCTTCTGAGAGCCGCATGTCCCGTCGGATCATCCTATCCAACATGCGCATGCAGTACTCCTTTGAGGAGTACGACAAGACCCACAACGCCCCATACTTCCAGGGCAAACCTGTATCATTGGACGAAGGGGTAGCTGCATGCCGTGGGCAGGGGGAGCGAGGTCTTCAGTATGGGGGTTCCTGCAGCGGGATTGACGGTGATTCTATCAACACCTCGGGGGAGTTTTCCAATGAGATCACAGAGCTGGAGGATTCCTTCTCCAAACAG GTAAAGTCTCTGGCCGAGTCAATAGATGACGCTCTAAGCTGCCGATCTATGCACTGCACCGATCCACGAGATGAAAAGGGAAGTTTGGAAAAAGGTGAAAGCAAAGAACAACATGGAGACAGCACGGCCACTTCGTTCAGTGACGTCACGCTTTACATGGATGAGGGAGTGCCAGTATCTCCCCTTTCTCTTGATAGACCTCCAAGCTCCGATCAGGACACTCCACAAGGAACTAGTTCTCGGCAAGAATATTGGGCCACTTCTTCCTCGCGGGAAGACAGCCGGGAGAATGGCAGCAGGCGGAGCACGCCATGCATGGAGTGCCGAGACTTTCGCATGAGAGGGGCTCATCTTCCTTTGCTCACTATTGAGCCCCCTAGTGACAGTTCTGTAGACCTGAGTGACAGGTCAGATCGAGGGTCTCTAAATAGGCAGGTTGTTTATGAACAAGAGAACTGCAGCCCACATGGGACTCTTAAACAAGCACCTCACAAAGGACCCGCTCGCTCCCCTCATCCGCATCGCCATTACCACCCGGACCCTCAGCCTCCCCCATCAGATTCTGGAGGTGGGAATAATGGTACACAGGTGGGAGTTGGAAGCGGCATGGGAGGGGTGCGGCATATTCATCATGGTAAACAGGAACTTGGGGAAAACTCTGATGGGGATAACGAAAGCCTAAATAGTACCACAAACTCCAATGAAACCATCAACTGCAGCTCAGGCTCCTCTTCCCGTGATAGCCTGCGGGAGCCTCCCAACACACTCTGTAAGCAGACGTACCAGAGGGAAACTAGGCACAGCTGGGACTCGCCCGCATTCAACAACGATGTGGTCCAGAGGAGACAGTACCGCATCGGCCTCAACCTCTTCAACAA aaagCCAGAAAAAGGGATCCAGTACTTGATTGAGAGGGGCTTCCTGTCTGATACCCCTGTGGGGGTCGCACATTTCATCCTCGAGAGGAAAGGCCTGAGTCGACAGATGATCGGAGAGTTCCTTGGAAACCGCCAGAAGCAGTTCAATCGGGATGTTTTAGA CTGTGTGGTGGATGAAATGGATTTCTCCAACATGGATCTGGATGACGCGTTAAGGAAGTTTCAGGCGCACATACGTGTTCAAGGGGAGGCTCAAAAGGTGGAAAGGCTCATTGAAGCGTTCAG CCAGCGTTACTGTGTATGTAATCCCGCATTGGTTCGCCAATTTCGGAACCCGGACACCATATTTATACTGGCGTTTGCCATCATCCTCCTAAACACAGACATGTACAGTCCGAGCGTGAAAGCTGAGCGTAAGATGAAATTGGATGACTTTATCAAGAATCTGCGTG GGGTGGATAATGGAGAGGACATTCCTCGGGACTTACTAGTGGGAATATATCAGAGGATCCAAGGTCGAGAGCTGAGAACAAATGATGATCATGTATCTCAGGTGCAGGCCGTGGAGAGGATGATTGTTGGAAAGAAGCCG GTACTTTCTCTTCCACATCGGCGTCTTGTTTGCTGCTGTCAACTCTATGAGGTCCCAGATCCAAACCGTCCACAGAGGATGGGTCTGCACCAGAGGGAGGTCTTCCTCTTCAATGATCTTCTGGTG GTAACAAAGATCTTCCAGAAGAAGAAAATTTTAGTTACCTACAGCTTCCGGCAGTCCTTTCCACTGGTGGATATGCAGATGCAGCTCTTCCAGAATTCCT ATTACCAGAATGGCATCAAATTACTCTCTGCTGTCCCTGGTGGTGAGAGGAAAGTACTGATCATCTTCAATGCGCCAAGCCTTCAGGACCGGTTGAGGTTCACTAGCGACCTACGGGAGTCAATAGCAGAAGTCCAAGAGATGGAAAAATATAGAGTGGAAT CTGAGCTAGAGAAACAGAAGGGGGTGATGCGCCccaacacctcccctgggcctgggATGAAGGAGGCAGTGAATGGGACCCTGGGCCGGCCAAGTCTGGATGACACATACGCACTAGGTGAAGGACTGAAGAGAAGTGCTCTTAGCAGCTCCCTAAGAGATCTCTCTGATGTTG GTAAGAGAGGGAGGCGTAACAGCGCGGGATCTCTGGACAGCACCATTGAA gGATCTATCATTAGCAGCCCTCGCCCCCATCAGAGGCTTCCtgctcctccaccacctcctcctgaGGAGTACAAGGCTCCAAGACCAGTCTCCAATTCTTCCTCTTTCCTGGGTTCTTTATTTGGAAGCAAGAGAGGGAAGGGTCCCTTCCAGAACCTGCCCCCGACCTCGTTGCCACCTCACCCTCACACCCCGCCAGGAATTGATGGACAGTCGAAAATTCAGGCTCTGCATGCTCAATACTGCCACAATCAAGGGGTGCTTGCTCAACCCCCACCACCATATCACTCCCAGCCGCCATCTTCTGCACCACCACAAACGCCACACCAGCCTCCCCCTCAACCTTCTCATCGTTACCATGTGCCACCATCATCAGCTCAGTTTACATTGCAACGCCCTGGTCAACAGAAGAGACCAGCTGTAGGTGCCCCACCCATGACACCCAGTTCTCCacacccacagtacaccctgcatggCCGACATGCTTCAAACCAGCCACAGTCTCCGTTACCCATGTATGGATCTGTGCCCCAACATCCCATGACACACACATATCCTCAGCACATGCACCCGTCTCAGCACTCCATGCAAAAGCAACCACCTAAGCACTTTGTATTTACCCACCACCCTTCTCAAATGCCTCCGCAACCGCAACGCCCGCAGCCATCCCAATATACTTCCGCCCAGTATACCCAGCAGCACAACCAGTCTCCGTGCTCACctatatctcccattccaccacatccatcttaTCCACCTCTCCCTCCTCCATCCCCTCATACACCTCACACTCCCCTCACACCACACTCCCCTCTTCCACCGACATCCCCACTGCCCCAGCATGCACCCCATCATCCTATGGGAACTAATACATCCCAGGGTAACCCTAAACAAAAACCAGTAAACAGAATCAGCACGGTGGTGTAG
- the LOC142184646 gene encoding IQ motif and SEC7 domain-containing protein 2-like isoform X4: protein MRKKRGGKPPRLPARAALYIVEGGDSLGSESGTIVDSPGQQPPYRGEVKSDHYDLPSPTRHPSHPGLQWSQRARLQPASVALRKQEEEENKRSKALSDSYELSTDLQDKKVEMLERKYGGYFLSRRAARTIQTAFRQYRMNKNFERLRSSASESRMSRRIILSNMRMQYSFEEYDKTHNAPYFQGKPVSLDEGVAACRGQGERGLQYGGSCSGIDGDSINTSGEFSNEITELEDSFSKQVKSLAESIDDALSCRSMHCTDPRDEKGSLEKGESKEQHGDSTATSFSDVTLYMDEGVPVSPLSLDRPPSSDQDTPQGTSSRQEYWATSSSREDSRENGSRRSTPCMECRDFRMRGAHLPLLTIEPPSDSSVDLSDRSDRGSLNRQVVYEQENCSPHGTLKQAPHKGPARSPHPHRHYHPDPQPPPSDSGGGNNGTQVGVGSGMGGVRHIHHGKQELGENSDGDNESLNSTTNSNETINCSSGSSSRDSLREPPNTLCKQTYQRETRHSWDSPAFNNDVVQRRQYRIGLNLFNKKPEKGIQYLIERGFLSDTPVGVAHFILERKGLSRQMIGEFLGNRQKQFNRDVLDCVVDEMDFSNMDLDDALRKFQAHIRVQGEAQKVERLIEAFSQRYCVCNPALVRQFRNPDTIFILAFAIILLNTDMYSPSVKAERKMKLDDFIKNLRGVDNGEDIPRDLLVGIYQRIQGRELRTNDDHVSQVQAVERMIVGKKPVLSLPHRRLVCCCQLYEVPDPNRPQRMGLHQREVFLFNDLLVVTKIFQKKKILVTYSFRQSFPLVDMQMQLFQNSYYQNGIKLLSAVPGGERKVLIIFNAPSLQDRLRFTSDLRESIAEVQEMEKYRVESELEKQKGVMRPNTSPGPGMKEAVNGTLGRPSLDDTYALGEGLKRSALSSSLRDLSDVGKRGRRNSAGSLDSTIEGSIISSPRPHQRLPAPPPPPPEEYKAPRPVSNSSSFLGSLFGSKRGKGPFQNLPPTSLPPHPHTPPGIDGQSKIQALHAQYCHNQGVLAQPPPPYHSQPPSSAPPQTPHQPPPQPSHRYHVPPSSAQFTLQRPGQQKRPAVGAPPMTPSSPHPQYTLHGRHASNQPQSPLPMYGSVPQHPMTHTYPQHMHPSQHSMQKQPPKHFVFTHHPSQMPPQPQRPQPSQYTSAQYTQQHNQSPCSPISPIPPHPSYPPLPPPSPHTPHTPLTPHSPLPPTSPLPQHAPHHPMGTNTSQGNPKQKPVNRISTVV from the exons CGTTGAAGGTGGTGACTCTCTTGGCAGCGAATCTGGAACAATTGTTGACAGTCCAGGGCAGCAGCCACCGTACCGTGGAGAGGTGAAAAGCGATCACTACGACTTGCCATCACCCACCCGTCACCCGTctcacccaggactccagtggagTCAAAGGGCCAGACTACAGCCTGCCAGCGTTGCCTTGCGCAaacaggaggaagaagagaataaAAGATCCAAAGCCTTGTCTGACAGCTATGAATTGTCTACCGACCTCCAGGACAAGAAG GTGGAAATGCTGGAGAGGAAGTACGGGGGCTATTTCCTCAGCCGGCGAGCAGCTCGCACCATCCAGACCGCATTCAGACAATATCGCATGAATAAGAACTTTGAACGTCTACGCAGCTCTGCTTCTGAGAGCCGCATGTCCCGTCGGATCATCCTATCCAACATGCGCATGCAGTACTCCTTTGAGGAGTACGACAAGACCCACAACGCCCCATACTTCCAGGGCAAACCTGTATCATTGGACGAAGGGGTAGCTGCATGCCGTGGGCAGGGGGAGCGAGGTCTTCAGTATGGGGGTTCCTGCAGCGGGATTGACGGTGATTCTATCAACACCTCGGGGGAGTTTTCCAATGAGATCACAGAGCTGGAGGATTCCTTCTCCAAACAG GTAAAGTCTCTGGCCGAGTCAATAGATGACGCTCTAAGCTGCCGATCTATGCACTGCACCGATCCACGAGATGAAAAGGGAAGTTTGGAAAAAGGTGAAAGCAAAGAACAACATGGAGACAGCACGGCCACTTCGTTCAGTGACGTCACGCTTTACATGGATGAGGGAGTGCCAGTATCTCCCCTTTCTCTTGATAGACCTCCAAGCTCCGATCAGGACACTCCACAAGGAACTAGTTCTCGGCAAGAATATTGGGCCACTTCTTCCTCGCGGGAAGACAGCCGGGAGAATGGCAGCAGGCGGAGCACGCCATGCATGGAGTGCCGAGACTTTCGCATGAGAGGGGCTCATCTTCCTTTGCTCACTATTGAGCCCCCTAGTGACAGTTCTGTAGACCTGAGTGACAGGTCAGATCGAGGGTCTCTAAATAGGCAGGTTGTTTATGAACAAGAGAACTGCAGCCCACATGGGACTCTTAAACAAGCACCTCACAAAGGACCCGCTCGCTCCCCTCATCCGCATCGCCATTACCACCCGGACCCTCAGCCTCCCCCATCAGATTCTGGAGGTGGGAATAATGGTACACAGGTGGGAGTTGGAAGCGGCATGGGAGGGGTGCGGCATATTCATCATGGTAAACAGGAACTTGGGGAAAACTCTGATGGGGATAACGAAAGCCTAAATAGTACCACAAACTCCAATGAAACCATCAACTGCAGCTCAGGCTCCTCTTCCCGTGATAGCCTGCGGGAGCCTCCCAACACACTCTGTAAGCAGACGTACCAGAGGGAAACTAGGCACAGCTGGGACTCGCCCGCATTCAACAACGATGTGGTCCAGAGGAGACAGTACCGCATCGGCCTCAACCTCTTCAACAA aaagCCAGAAAAAGGGATCCAGTACTTGATTGAGAGGGGCTTCCTGTCTGATACCCCTGTGGGGGTCGCACATTTCATCCTCGAGAGGAAAGGCCTGAGTCGACAGATGATCGGAGAGTTCCTTGGAAACCGCCAGAAGCAGTTCAATCGGGATGTTTTAGA CTGTGTGGTGGATGAAATGGATTTCTCCAACATGGATCTGGATGACGCGTTAAGGAAGTTTCAGGCGCACATACGTGTTCAAGGGGAGGCTCAAAAGGTGGAAAGGCTCATTGAAGCGTTCAG CCAGCGTTACTGTGTATGTAATCCCGCATTGGTTCGCCAATTTCGGAACCCGGACACCATATTTATACTGGCGTTTGCCATCATCCTCCTAAACACAGACATGTACAGTCCGAGCGTGAAAGCTGAGCGTAAGATGAAATTGGATGACTTTATCAAGAATCTGCGTG GGGTGGATAATGGAGAGGACATTCCTCGGGACTTACTAGTGGGAATATATCAGAGGATCCAAGGTCGAGAGCTGAGAACAAATGATGATCATGTATCTCAGGTGCAGGCCGTGGAGAGGATGATTGTTGGAAAGAAGCCG GTACTTTCTCTTCCACATCGGCGTCTTGTTTGCTGCTGTCAACTCTATGAGGTCCCAGATCCAAACCGTCCACAGAGGATGGGTCTGCACCAGAGGGAGGTCTTCCTCTTCAATGATCTTCTGGTG GTAACAAAGATCTTCCAGAAGAAGAAAATTTTAGTTACCTACAGCTTCCGGCAGTCCTTTCCACTGGTGGATATGCAGATGCAGCTCTTCCAGAATTCCT ATTACCAGAATGGCATCAAATTACTCTCTGCTGTCCCTGGTGGTGAGAGGAAAGTACTGATCATCTTCAATGCGCCAAGCCTTCAGGACCGGTTGAGGTTCACTAGCGACCTACGGGAGTCAATAGCAGAAGTCCAAGAGATGGAAAAATATAGAGTGGAAT CTGAGCTAGAGAAACAGAAGGGGGTGATGCGCCccaacacctcccctgggcctgggATGAAGGAGGCAGTGAATGGGACCCTGGGCCGGCCAAGTCTGGATGACACATACGCACTAGGTGAAGGACTGAAGAGAAGTGCTCTTAGCAGCTCCCTAAGAGATCTCTCTGATGTTG GTAAGAGAGGGAGGCGTAACAGCGCGGGATCTCTGGACAGCACCATTGAA gGATCTATCATTAGCAGCCCTCGCCCCCATCAGAGGCTTCCtgctcctccaccacctcctcctgaGGAGTACAAGGCTCCAAGACCAGTCTCCAATTCTTCCTCTTTCCTGGGTTCTTTATTTGGAAGCAAGAGAGGGAAGGGTCCCTTCCAGAACCTGCCCCCGACCTCGTTGCCACCTCACCCTCACACCCCGCCAGGAATTGATGGACAGTCGAAAATTCAGGCTCTGCATGCTCAATACTGCCACAATCAAGGGGTGCTTGCTCAACCCCCACCACCATATCACTCCCAGCCGCCATCTTCTGCACCACCACAAACGCCACACCAGCCTCCCCCTCAACCTTCTCATCGTTACCATGTGCCACCATCATCAGCTCAGTTTACATTGCAACGCCCTGGTCAACAGAAGAGACCAGCTGTAGGTGCCCCACCCATGACACCCAGTTCTCCacacccacagtacaccctgcatggCCGACATGCTTCAAACCAGCCACAGTCTCCGTTACCCATGTATGGATCTGTGCCCCAACATCCCATGACACACACATATCCTCAGCACATGCACCCGTCTCAGCACTCCATGCAAAAGCAACCACCTAAGCACTTTGTATTTACCCACCACCCTTCTCAAATGCCTCCGCAACCGCAACGCCCGCAGCCATCCCAATATACTTCCGCCCAGTATACCCAGCAGCACAACCAGTCTCCGTGCTCACctatatctcccattccaccacatccatcttaTCCACCTCTCCCTCCTCCATCCCCTCATACACCTCACACTCCCCTCACACCACACTCCCCTCTTCCACCGACATCCCCACTGCCCCAGCATGCACCCCATCATCCTATGGGAACTAATACATCCCAGGGTAACCCTAAACAAAAACCAGTAAACAGAATCAGCACGGTGGTGTAG